One genomic window of Setaria viridis unplaced genomic scaffold, Setaria_viridis_v4.0 scaffold_148, whole genome shotgun sequence includes the following:
- the LOC117848607 gene encoding uncharacterized protein produces MKKEGSKFRPLTVVLPIEKIMKEAIRMVPESIYDPEFPDTSHFRSGRGCHSALRRIKEEWGTSRWFLEFDIRKCFHTIDRHRFISILKEEIDDSKFFYPTQKQFSAGRLVGGEKGPDSVPNSVLLSALLGNIYLHKLDQEIGRIRQKHEIPLVVKIRSVLLRIGRRIDDQEKYGKEASFNAPQDNRALIVGRVKSIQRKATFHSLVSSWHTPPTSTPRRRGDQKTPFVFPPSAALAAFLNKPSSLLCAAFLIEAAGLTPKAEFNGREGFNKNLAMRDLLKYCKRRGLLIELGGEAILVIRSERGLARKLAPFKSHSLLIRICYARYADDLLLGIVGAVFLLIEIQKRITHFLQSGLNLWVGSAGSTTIAARSTVEFPGTVIREVPPRTTPIQFLRELEKRLRVKHRIHITACHLRSAIHSKLRDLGYSIPIKELTKGMSGRGRLLDAVQLAETLGKDGLKSPQVSVLWGTVKHIRQRSRGISLLHSSGQSKVPSGVQQAVSRSGMSVLKNKLYTPFGRKAAGEGRGHWAGSFSSEFPIQIEAPIKKILRRLRDRGLISRRRPRPIHVASLTNVSDRDIVNWSAGIAISPLSYYRCCDNLYQVRTIVNYQIRWSAIFTLAHKHKSSARNIIPKYPKDSNIVNQEGGKTLAEFPNSIELGKLGLGQDPNNGGALNYMFNK; encoded by the coding sequence ATGAAGAAAGAAGGGTCGAAGTTTAGACCGCTCACAGTAGTTCTACCCATAGAAAAGATCATGAAAGAGGCGATCAGAATGGTACCCGAATCCATTTACGATCCCGAGTTTCCAGACACATCGCACTTCCGCTCGGGTCGAGGCTGCCACTCGGCCCTCAGACGGATCAAAGAAGAGTGGGGAACCTCTCGCTGGTTTTTGGAATTCGACATCAGGAAGTGTTTTCACACCATCGACCGACATCGATTCATCTCAATCTTGAAGGAAGAGATCGACGATTCCAAGTTCTTTTACCCCACTCAGAAACAGTTTTCCGCCGGACGACTCGTAGGAGGTGAGAAGGGCCCTGACTCCGTCCCAAACAGTGTACTACTATCGGCCCTACTAGGCAATATCTACCTACACAAGCTCGATCAGGAGATAGGGAGGATCCGGCAGAAGCACGAAATTCCTCTTGTAGTGAAAATCAGATCGGTTCTATTAAGAATAGGTCGTCGTATTGATGACCAAGAAAAGTATGGAAAAGAAGCAAGCTTCAACGCTCCCCAAGACAACAGAGCCCTCATAGTGGGGAGGGTAAAGAGCATCCAACGCAAAGCGACCTTTCATTCCCTTGTTTCGTCGTGGCACACCCCCCCCACAAGCACCCCCAGGCGAAGGGGAGACCAGAAAACGCCTTTCGTTTTCCCTCCTTCAGCAGCCCTAGCCGCCTTCCTTAACAAGCCCTCGAGCCTCCTTTGCGCCGCCTTCCTCATAGAAGCCGCTGGGTTGACCCCGAAGGCCGAATTCAATGGTAGAGAAGGCTTTAATAAGAATTTGGCCATGAGAGACCTTCTTAAGTATTGCAAAAGAAGGGGCCTGCTGATAGAGCTGGGCGGGGAGGCGATACTAGTTATCAGGTCAGAGAGAGGCCTGGCCCGTAAGCTGGCCCCCTTTAAAAGCCATTCCTTATTAATAAGGATTTGTTACGCGCGATATGCCGACGACTTACTACTGGGAATCGTGGGTGCCGTATTTCTTCTCATAGAAATACAAAAACGTATCACCCACTTCCTACAATCCGGCCTGAACCTTTGGGTAGGCTCCGCAGGATCAACAACCATAGCTGCACGGAGTACGGTAGAATTTCCCGGTACGGTCATTCGGGAAGTCCCCCCGAGGACGACTCCCATACAATTCTTGCGAGAGCTGGAGAAGCGTCTACGGGTAAAGCACCGTATCCATATAACTGCCTGCCACCTACGCTCCGCCATCCATTCCAAGTTAAGGGACCTAGGTTATAGTATCCCTATCAAAGAGCTGACGAAGGGGATGAGCGGAAGAGGTCGTCTACTGGACGCGGTTCAACTAGCGGAGACTCTTGGAAAAGATGGACTAAAAAGTCCCCAAGTTAGCGTATTATGGGGGACCGTCAAGCACATCCGGCAAAGATCAAGGGGGATCTCGTTGTTGCATAGCTCAGGTCAGAGCAAGGTGCCATCAGGCGTTCAACAGGCAGTCTCACGATCGGGCATGAGTGTCCTGAAGAATAAATTGTATACTCCCTTTGGTCGGAAGGCGGCGGGGGAAGGAAGGGGACACTGGGCGGGATCTTTCAGCAGCGAATTCCCCATACAGATAGAGGCGCCTATCAAAAAGATACTCCGAAGGCTTCGGGATCGAGGTCTCATTAGCCGAAGAAGACCCAGGCCAATCCACGTGGCCTCTTTGACCAACGTCAGCGACAGAGACATAGTAAATTGGTCCGCGGGCATCGCGATAAGTCCTCTGTCCTACTACAGGTGCTGCGACAACCTTTACCAAGTCCGAACGATTGTCAACTACCAGATCCGCTGGTCCGCTATATTCACCCTAGCCCACAAGCACAAATCTTCGGCGCGGAATATAATCCCAAAGTACCCCAAAGACTCAAATATAGTCAATCAAGAAGGTGGTAAGACCCTTGCAGAGTTCCCAAACAGCATAGAGCTTGGGAAGCTCGGACTCGGTCAAGATCCGAACAACGGCGGAGCACTCAACTACATGTTTAATAAGTAG